Below is a window of Gemmatimonadaceae bacterium DNA.
CAACTTTTGATAATGCTTGCCGCGATTGCGTCGCTGCTCGCGGCGATCGGATTGTACGGCGTCGTGAGCTACGCAGTGGCGCAGCGCACGAAGGAGATCGGGATCCGCGTTGCCCTCGGCGCGCGGCAACACGACGTGTTACAGGTCGTCGTTGGGCACGTCGGTAGGTTGCTGCTGGTCGGTGTGGTGCTGGGACTCGGCATCTCTATCGGCGTGGCGCGACTCGTCGCATCGATGCTGTATCAGGTACCGCCCGCTAGCGTCGCCGTGTTCGCGGCGGCTGCTACGGTGATGGTCTTGGTGTCGCTCGTGGCGACGGGCGTCCCGGCACGTCGCGCATTGCGCATTGCGGCGGTTGTAGCGCTGCGGGAAGATTGATCGCGTCCGCTCAGCGATACTCAGCCCAGCTCAGCGCGAGCAGTTCACCATGGCTCATGCTCCTGGCTCTCGATCTGGGAAAGCCTTGGTCGGCCACGGACACACCGCCGATACTCGGCCGGGGTGACGCCAAGGCGCATGCGGAACTGTCGCGTGAAGTGACTCTGGTCGACGTAGCCCGCGCTGACCGCGATCTCCGCGATCGATGCATCGCTCGTGGCCAATTGCTCGGCAGCCCAATCGGCACGCAGTGCGCGCACGTAATCGGCGAATGTCTTATGAAAGTGCCGACGAAAACTGCGCGAGAGATGACAGGGATGAATTTCCGCAGCGGCTGCTAAGTCGCCGAGCGTCAGCCTATCGCGAAAACGCGCGTGCAATAGTTCGCGAATGCGCGCCACCCAGCGCGGGTCATCGCGGGCCGCACTCTGTTGCCGAATCGCCCGCACCCCGCGCGCCATGATCTGGATGATCAGCGCTTCGATCGCCAGTGGAGACGCGGAGTCGGAAAGGCGCATCTCGTCGACGATTCGCCGACCGTCGGCCGCAATGACTGCGTCACTTCGAAGGCTGACTTCACTCGTTAAGCGACCGACCCCCGCCATCTCGTCGAAGTGTCGCGCGTTAGGCTGTACGACAACCACACGTGCTCCGCGCGTTCCAGAGACGTTCGAGTGCATCTCGCCGAGTGGCTCAGTCCAGACACATCTTTCCGTGCAATCGAGCGCGCGCCGCGCGATCGAGGTGAGGAACGAGCCCTCGAGCATGACGGCGACGATCGGCCGGTCGTGTGTGTGCGGCTGAAGGCAGACACCGGGTGGAAACCATGCGTGCGCTACACCCCCGCTCGGGGTTTCGACGTTCACGA
It encodes the following:
- a CDS encoding AraC family transcriptional regulator translates to MSDLVSRAVPVTMGSPRFVNVETPSGGVAHAWFPPGVCLQPHTHDRPIVAVMLEGSFLTSIARRALDCTERCVWTEPLGEMHSNVSGTRGARVVVVQPNARHFDEMAGVGRLTSEVSLRSDAVIAADGRRIVDEMRLSDSASPLAIEALIIQIMARGVRAIRQQSAARDDPRWVARIRELLHARFRDRLTLGDLAAAAEIHPCHLSRSFRRHFHKTFADYVRALRADWAAEQLATSDASIAEIAVSAGYVDQSHFTRQFRMRLGVTPAEYRRCVRGRPRLSQIESQEHEPW